CCGTGCAGCAGGTCGGCGCCGGAGTAGGCGAGGGCCGGGATGTAGCTGGTCTCCATCAGCTTGAGGGCGGCTTCCTTGGCGGTGGGATAGCCGTAGCCGCGGGAGGTGATCACCATGCGCTCCGCGAAGCGGTAGCGGGCGGCGAGGGCGCGGACCTCGTCCTGGCGGGCGAGCAGACCGGCGGCCAGCTCCGGCAGCACCTGGGCGGGGCCTCCGTCGCCGCCCCGCAGTCCCTCGACGAAGAGATAGAGCGCGAGGAGGGAGGCCGTGTAGGTCTTGGTCGCGGGGAGGGCCTTCTCCGGACCGGCCATGACGTCGATGTGGTACTCGGAGACCCCGGCCAGCGGGGAGTCGGGGTTGTTGGTCACGGCGAGGGTGATGGCGCCGGCGTCGCGGGCGGCCCGGGTGGAGGCCACCAGGTCGGGGGAGCCGCCGGACTGGCTGACCGTGACGACCAGGACGTCGGTGAGGTCGGGGCGGGCGCCGTAGGCGGTGGTCGTCGACATGGAGGTGAGGCCGCAGGGCAGGCCGAGGCGGACTTCCAGGAGGTACTTGGCGTAGAGGGCCGCGTTGTCGGAGGTGCCGCGGGCGGTCAGCAGGACGAAACGGGGTGCGCGGGCGGCGATCTCCTGGGCGACCTTGCGGATGGCCGGGGCGCCCTCGTCCAGGATGCGGCGCAGCACGGCGGGCTGTTCGGCCATCTCGCGGGCCATGATCCGGCCGGGGAGTTCGCGGTGCGGGTCGGGTGTCGTGACGGTGGTCATGGCTCCTATTCCACTACCCGTTCCGCTCCCCCGCGAGGAAGGGCGGCCGACCTGGACGTGACGCGGAGGTGGCGTGGTGAGGACCTCCGGGACCCTGGGCCGGGGAGGCCGATTCTGTTAGATTGGTCTAAACCACATGGGCTGTGCCGGGTCCGGTCGAGCCCTCCCGGTTCAGAGCGTTTCTCCAGTTCAGATCGTTTCCTCAGATCGGCAGGCCCAGCGTGGAAGTTGTCATCGTTCCGGACGCCAAGGCGGGTGGCGAGCTCATCGCCGAGGCCATGGCCCAGCTCCTGCGGCGCAAGCCCGACGCCCTGCTCGGGGTGGCGACCGGCTCGACCC
Above is a window of Streptomyces griseorubiginosus DNA encoding:
- a CDS encoding SIS domain-containing protein; its protein translation is MTTVTTPDPHRELPGRIMAREMAEQPAVLRRILDEGAPAIRKVAQEIAARAPRFVLLTARGTSDNAALYAKYLLEVRLGLPCGLTSMSTTTAYGARPDLTDVLVVTVSQSGGSPDLVASTRAARDAGAITLAVTNNPDSPLAGVSEYHIDVMAGPEKALPATKTYTASLLALYLFVEGLRGGDGGPAQVLPELAAGLLARQDEVRALAARYRFAERMVITSRGYGYPTAKEAALKLMETSYIPALAYSGADLLHGPLAMVDNVSPVIAVVTDGKGGEALQPVLDRLRGRGADLVVIGPRGQVERASAGFVLPTENVAEEVQPVLEIIPLQLLAYEVTIARGQDPDAPRALAKVTETH